A region from the Variovorax sp. RKNM96 genome encodes:
- a CDS encoding carboxylesterase family protein yields the protein MIRHLRAGTACAVLALLQLTACGGGGSNNPVFTPIPPATTSPPPSEPPPVATSPLQRATVYGSILGTDDAATNGTYNWKGVPFAKAPVGNLRWKAPVDPEPWATVKTTQKLGNACVQTGRLYGPGQNNQYDATIGTSIGKTTGSEDCLYLNIWAPSTAKATDKLPVIVFVYGGSNITGYTGDPVYDGAALAKAANAVVVTVNYRLGIMGFLASPQLKAGLDANDDSGNYAILDLIKGMKFVNANIAAFGGDPGNVTLMGQSAGAVNIYALMVSPLVANAKPALFQRLVPLSGGVATATTKPNQVNALLSALLVADGTVADDAAAATYIAKQSNADLAAYLRSKSADTLLQTVLKKLVPLGLSASNPLNDGTVVPVDPIAAINAGQFLKVPVLAGYTRDETKLFPQNLATSPAFGGISGRLLDDPTVFSMAYSYDPNAAPTTSLEQWIPGQYLPVTTPVTGFNARTDLYNQYFFIALRKQIFPVLQAQNVPLWWYQFNWDKSPAPFNDIFGAAHTFDLPFVFGNFGPSLYSKFANSKANEPGRLELSDAMMKSLAAFARSGNPNNAALGVNWPQYPSMLNFDASLSAKAITVQ from the coding sequence ATGATTCGCCACTTGCGCGCCGGCACCGCCTGCGCCGTCCTCGCCCTGCTGCAGCTGACCGCTTGCGGCGGAGGGGGGAGCAACAATCCCGTGTTCACGCCCATCCCCCCGGCCACGACCTCCCCGCCACCCAGCGAACCGCCGCCGGTCGCGACCTCGCCCCTGCAGCGCGCCACCGTCTACGGCAGCATCCTCGGCACCGACGATGCCGCGACGAACGGCACCTACAACTGGAAGGGCGTGCCCTTTGCCAAGGCGCCGGTCGGCAACCTGCGCTGGAAGGCGCCGGTCGATCCGGAGCCGTGGGCCACGGTCAAGACGACGCAGAAGCTCGGCAACGCCTGCGTGCAGACCGGCCGCCTCTACGGCCCGGGCCAGAACAACCAGTACGACGCGACCATCGGCACCTCCATCGGCAAGACCACCGGTTCCGAGGACTGCCTGTACCTCAACATCTGGGCGCCGTCGACAGCCAAGGCGACCGACAAGCTGCCCGTCATCGTCTTCGTCTACGGCGGCAGCAACATCACCGGCTATACGGGCGATCCGGTCTACGACGGCGCAGCGCTCGCGAAGGCGGCCAACGCGGTCGTCGTCACGGTGAACTACCGCCTGGGCATCATGGGGTTCCTCGCCTCGCCGCAGCTCAAGGCCGGCCTCGATGCGAACGACGACTCCGGCAACTACGCGATCCTGGACCTCATCAAGGGCATGAAGTTCGTCAATGCGAACATCGCGGCCTTCGGCGGCGACCCGGGCAACGTCACGCTGATGGGCCAGTCGGCCGGTGCCGTCAACATCTACGCGCTGATGGTCTCGCCACTGGTGGCCAACGCCAAGCCGGCGCTGTTCCAGCGCCTGGTTCCCCTGAGCGGCGGCGTCGCGACGGCCACGACCAAGCCGAACCAGGTCAACGCGCTCCTGAGCGCCCTGCTCGTGGCCGACGGCACCGTGGCGGACGACGCGGCTGCGGCGACCTACATCGCCAAGCAGAGCAACGCCGACCTGGCCGCGTACCTCCGTTCGAAGAGCGCGGACACCCTGCTGCAGACGGTGCTCAAGAAGCTCGTGCCGCTGGGTCTGTCGGCCTCCAATCCGCTGAACGACGGCACGGTGGTTCCGGTCGATCCGATCGCGGCGATCAACGCGGGGCAGTTCCTGAAGGTGCCGGTGCTGGCCGGCTACACGCGCGACGAGACCAAGCTCTTCCCGCAGAACCTGGCCACCTCGCCTGCGTTCGGCGGCATCAGCGGCCGGCTGCTCGACGACCCGACGGTGTTCTCGATGGCCTACAGCTATGACCCGAACGCCGCGCCCACCACGTCGCTCGAGCAATGGATCCCCGGCCAGTACCTGCCCGTCACGACGCCGGTGACCGGCTTCAACGCGAGGACCGACCTGTACAACCAGTATTTCTTCATCGCGCTGCGCAAGCAGATCTTCCCGGTGCTGCAGGCGCAGAACGTGCCGCTGTGGTGGTACCAGTTCAACTGGGACAAGTCGCCGGCGCCGTTCAACGACATCTTCGGTGCCGCGCACACCTTCGACCTGCCGTTCGTGTTCGGCAACTTCGGCCCGTCGCTCTATTCGAAGTTCGCGAACTCGAAGGCGAACGAGCCGGGCCGGCTGGAACTGTCGGACGCGATGATGAAGAGCCTCGCGGCGTTCGCCCGCAGCGGGAACCCCAACAACGCGGCGCTGGGGGTCAACTGGCCGCAGTACCCGTCGATGCTGAACTTCGACGCCTCGCTGTCGGCGAAGGCGATCACGGTGCAGTAG
- a CDS encoding 2-oxoacid:acceptor oxidoreductase subunit alpha: MSALLPPEGASVGAATTIPQIEGINDFVIKFANVNGSGSASANELFAKAILRMGVPVSPRNIFPSNIQGLPTWYEVRVTEAGHLGRRGGTDMMVAMNPQTWDADLAELAPGGYLFYDSTRPLPPSKFRTDIRVIGMPLTEICNAVYQDPRQRQLFKNIVYVGALAILLGIEPEVVEKLFGEQYKGKEKLLASNVQALHLGCDFARENLREPLGIQVRRADRVGNRIFVDGNSAAALGCVYGGATVAAWYPITPSSSVAEAFQKYCTKFRVDPATGQHRFAIVQAEDELASIGMVVGAGWNGARAFTPTSGPGISLMTEFIGLAYFAEIPVTLINVQRGGPSTGMPTRTQQADILSCAYASHGDTKHVLLFPEDPHECFEHAAAALDLADRLQTPVFLMTDLDIGMNQRLCEPFVWDDAKAYDRGKVMTAEELEAGRDFGRYKDVDGDGIPWRTLPGTHPTKGSYFTRGTTRDAYARYSERGPDYIYNVERLLKKFATAATMVPQPVLRPAAEKTDLGVIYFGSTSPSMHEALDALEEEGIHLDAMRLRAFPFPDSVVQFLAAHRQVFVVEQNRDAQMRSLLVNELDFDPARLVRVLHFDGTPITARFIVEAIGAHVRKQASRAADTKESA; encoded by the coding sequence ATGAGCGCCTTGCTGCCGCCCGAAGGTGCGAGCGTGGGGGCGGCCACCACCATCCCGCAGATCGAAGGCATCAACGACTTCGTCATCAAGTTCGCCAACGTCAATGGCTCCGGCTCAGCCTCGGCCAACGAGCTGTTCGCCAAGGCCATCCTGCGCATGGGCGTGCCGGTGAGCCCGCGCAACATCTTCCCGAGCAACATCCAGGGCCTGCCGACCTGGTACGAGGTGCGTGTGACCGAGGCGGGCCACCTCGGGCGGCGCGGCGGCACCGACATGATGGTGGCGATGAACCCGCAGACCTGGGACGCCGACCTGGCCGAGTTGGCGCCCGGCGGCTACCTCTTCTACGACAGCACGCGGCCGCTGCCGCCCTCGAAGTTTCGCACCGACATCCGCGTGATCGGCATGCCGCTCACCGAGATCTGCAACGCGGTCTACCAGGACCCGCGCCAGCGGCAGCTCTTCAAGAACATCGTCTACGTCGGCGCGCTGGCCATCCTCTTGGGCATCGAGCCCGAGGTGGTCGAGAAGCTGTTCGGCGAGCAGTACAAGGGCAAGGAAAAACTGCTGGCCTCCAACGTGCAGGCGCTGCACCTGGGCTGCGACTTCGCGCGCGAGAACCTGCGCGAACCGCTGGGCATCCAGGTACGGCGCGCCGATCGCGTGGGCAACCGCATCTTCGTGGACGGCAACAGCGCTGCGGCGCTGGGCTGCGTGTACGGCGGCGCCACGGTTGCGGCCTGGTATCCGATCACGCCCTCATCCTCGGTGGCCGAGGCCTTCCAGAAGTACTGCACCAAGTTCCGTGTGGACCCGGCCACCGGCCAGCACCGCTTCGCCATCGTGCAGGCCGAAGACGAACTGGCTTCCATCGGCATGGTGGTCGGCGCCGGATGGAATGGTGCGCGCGCCTTCACGCCGACCTCGGGGCCAGGCATCTCGCTGATGACCGAGTTCATCGGCCTGGCCTACTTCGCGGAGATTCCGGTCACGCTCATCAATGTGCAGCGCGGCGGACCCTCGACGGGCATGCCGACGCGCACGCAGCAGGCCGACATCCTCTCCTGCGCCTACGCCTCGCACGGCGACACCAAGCATGTGCTGCTGTTCCCCGAAGACCCGCACGAGTGCTTCGAGCACGCGGCGGCCGCGCTGGACCTGGCCGACCGCCTGCAGACGCCGGTGTTCCTGATGACCGACCTGGACATCGGCATGAACCAGCGCCTGTGCGAGCCTTTCGTGTGGGACGACGCCAAGGCCTACGACCGCGGCAAGGTCATGACCGCCGAAGAGCTGGAGGCGGGCCGCGACTTCGGCCGCTACAAGGACGTGGACGGCGACGGCATTCCCTGGCGCACGCTGCCGGGCACGCACCCGACCAAGGGCAGCTACTTCACCCGAGGCACCACGCGCGATGCCTACGCCCGGTATTCGGAGCGCGGGCCGGACTACATCTACAACGTCGAACGGCTCCTGAAGAAGTTCGCGACCGCGGCCACGATGGTGCCGCAGCCGGTGCTGCGGCCGGCCGCGGAAAAGACCGACTTGGGCGTGATCTATTTCGGTTCGACCAGCCCGTCGATGCACGAAGCGCTGGATGCGCTGGAGGAAGAGGGCATCCACCTCGACGCGATGCGGCTGCGCGCGTTTCCGTTCCCCGACAGCGTGGTGCAATTCCTCGCCGCGCACCGGCAGGTGTTCGTGGTCGAGCAGAACCGCGACGCGCAGATGCGCAGCCTGCTGGTCAACGAGCTGGACTTCGACCCCGCCCGGCTGGTGCGCGTGCTGCATTTCGACGGCACGCCGATCACTGCGCGCTTCATCGTCGAAGCAATCGGCGCGCATGTGCGCAAGCAGGCGTCCCGCGCAGCCGACACCAAGGAATCCGCATGA
- a CDS encoding tripartite tricarboxylate transporter substrate binding protein, with protein sequence MKHPFVRRRHCLQGLAAAALVAAGIPARAQQDKITRIVVAFPPGGPVDFVARAIAEQLGKETGHQVIVENKAGANGGIAAEYVSRSAPDAQTLWLTSVGAVAINPSLYEKLMYDPAKDLTPISLVVRNVEVLVVGANAPYNTGAEFVAAAKKSKQPLTLASSGTGSVPHLAMELLSDAAKTPLLHVPYKGAAPAITDVLAGHVDGFFGDIPGLLPFITSRKLKPIGIAASKRHPLLPEVKTFLEMGIPGVDSDNWYALFAAKGTPAGVADAMNQALRRTLANEGVKSRLMASGAEPAPSSPAELSALLARDSAKWGAVVRAKKIKPD encoded by the coding sequence ATGAAACATCCGTTCGTTCGCAGGCGGCATTGCCTGCAGGGCCTTGCCGCCGCCGCACTGGTGGCCGCGGGCATTCCCGCCCGTGCGCAGCAGGACAAGATCACGCGCATCGTGGTCGCCTTTCCGCCAGGCGGCCCCGTCGATTTCGTCGCCCGCGCGATCGCCGAGCAACTCGGCAAGGAAACCGGCCACCAGGTCATCGTCGAGAACAAGGCGGGTGCCAACGGCGGCATCGCGGCCGAGTACGTGTCGCGCTCTGCGCCCGATGCGCAGACGCTGTGGCTCACCAGCGTGGGCGCGGTCGCGATCAATCCGTCGCTGTACGAGAAGCTCATGTACGACCCGGCGAAGGACCTGACGCCCATCTCGCTGGTGGTGCGCAACGTCGAGGTGCTCGTGGTCGGGGCCAATGCACCGTACAACACCGGCGCCGAGTTCGTGGCCGCTGCGAAGAAGAGCAAGCAGCCATTGACGCTCGCCTCGTCGGGCACCGGCAGCGTGCCGCACCTGGCGATGGAACTGCTCTCGGACGCCGCGAAGACACCGCTGCTGCACGTGCCCTACAAGGGCGCCGCGCCGGCCATCACCGACGTGCTCGCGGGGCATGTGGACGGTTTCTTCGGCGACATCCCGGGGCTGCTGCCGTTCATCACCAGCCGAAAGCTCAAGCCCATCGGCATTGCCGCCTCGAAGCGGCATCCGCTGCTGCCCGAGGTCAAGACCTTCCTCGAGATGGGCATTCCCGGTGTCGATTCGGACAACTGGTATGCGCTGTTCGCGGCCAAGGGAACGCCGGCCGGCGTGGCCGACGCGATGAACCAGGCACTGCGCCGCACGCTCGCCAACGAGGGCGTGAAAAGCCGGCTGATGGCATCGGGCGCCGAGCCCGCGCCTTCGAGCCCGGCTGAACTGAGCGCGCTGCTGGCGCGCGACAGCGCCAAGTGGGGCGCCGTGGTGCGCGCCAAGAAGATCAAGCCCGATTGA
- a CDS encoding FAD-dependent oxidoreductase encodes MQRTDIANPAYFHKVVDCQYACPAHTPVPEYIRMIAQRRYGDAYMINWASNVFPGILGRTCDRPCEPACRRGRVEESNAQAPEPVAICRLKRVAADMKEDVRERMPKPAPKNGKRVACVGAGPASLTVARDLAPLGYEVTVFDGEAKAGGFIRTQIPRFRLPESVIDEETGYVLDLGVEFRGGERIDSMKALMAQGWDAIFIGCGAPRGRDLDVPGRKEAAASIHIGIDWLNSVSFGHITSIGRRVIVLGGGNTAMDCCRSARRLGGTDVKVIVRSGFDEMKASPWEKEDAQHEGIPIVNFHVPKAFVHDQGQLQGMTFEVVRAEYDDKGRRTLVPTGEPDAFFECDEVLVAVGQENAFPWIERDSGIAFDKWGLPTLDKNTFQSTVPNVFFGGDAAFGPKNIITAVAHGHEAAVSIDKLLRAEPVYVRPAPMTNLVSQKMGIHEWSYDNDTSNDLRYKVPWAKAETALASIRVEVELGFDAATAFKEAERCLNCDVQTVFTEAACIECDACVDICPMDCINFVDNAEEAELRPHLKAPALNLTQDLYVSGGLKTGRVMVKDEDVCLHCGLCAERCPTGAWDMQKFLLKMTPAGQGVAA; translated from the coding sequence TTGCAGCGAACCGACATTGCCAACCCGGCCTATTTCCACAAGGTCGTCGATTGCCAGTACGCCTGTCCGGCGCACACCCCCGTCCCTGAGTACATCCGCATGATCGCGCAGCGCCGCTACGGCGATGCGTACATGATCAACTGGGCGTCCAACGTCTTCCCGGGCATCCTCGGGCGCACTTGCGACCGACCCTGCGAGCCGGCTTGTCGGCGCGGACGCGTGGAGGAGAGCAACGCTCAGGCGCCCGAGCCGGTGGCCATCTGCCGGCTCAAGCGCGTGGCCGCCGACATGAAAGAGGACGTGCGCGAGCGCATGCCCAAGCCCGCGCCGAAGAACGGCAAGCGCGTCGCCTGCGTCGGCGCGGGGCCGGCCTCGCTCACCGTCGCGCGCGACCTGGCGCCGCTCGGCTATGAGGTGACGGTGTTCGACGGCGAGGCCAAGGCCGGCGGATTCATCCGCACGCAGATTCCGCGCTTTCGGCTGCCCGAATCGGTGATCGACGAGGAGACGGGCTACGTCCTCGACCTGGGCGTCGAGTTCCGCGGCGGCGAGCGCATCGACTCGATGAAGGCGCTGATGGCGCAAGGGTGGGACGCCATCTTCATCGGCTGCGGCGCACCGCGCGGGCGCGACCTCGATGTGCCCGGCCGGAAGGAAGCCGCGGCCAGCATCCACATCGGCATCGACTGGCTCAACTCCGTGTCCTTCGGCCACATCACAAGCATCGGCCGGCGCGTGATCGTGCTGGGCGGCGGCAACACGGCGATGGACTGCTGCCGCTCGGCCCGGCGCCTGGGCGGCACCGACGTGAAGGTCATCGTGCGCAGCGGCTTCGACGAAATGAAGGCCTCGCCCTGGGAGAAGGAAGACGCGCAGCACGAGGGCATTCCGATCGTCAACTTCCACGTGCCCAAGGCCTTCGTGCATGACCAGGGCCAACTGCAGGGAATGACCTTCGAGGTGGTCCGCGCCGAGTACGACGACAAGGGCCGCCGCACGCTGGTGCCCACCGGCGAGCCCGATGCCTTCTTCGAATGCGACGAGGTGCTGGTCGCGGTGGGACAGGAAAACGCCTTCCCCTGGATCGAGCGCGACAGCGGCATCGCCTTCGACAAGTGGGGGCTGCCCACGCTCGACAAGAACACCTTCCAGTCGACGGTGCCCAACGTGTTCTTCGGCGGCGATGCGGCCTTCGGTCCCAAGAACATCATCACGGCCGTGGCGCATGGTCACGAGGCGGCCGTGTCGATCGACAAGCTGCTGCGCGCCGAGCCGGTGTACGTGCGCCCCGCGCCGATGACCAACCTGGTGTCGCAGAAGATGGGCATCCACGAGTGGAGCTACGACAACGACACCTCCAACGACCTGCGCTACAAGGTGCCGTGGGCCAAGGCCGAGACGGCGCTGGCGAGCATCCGCGTGGAGGTGGAACTGGGCTTCGACGCCGCCACCGCCTTCAAGGAGGCCGAGCGCTGCCTCAACTGCGACGTGCAGACCGTGTTCACCGAAGCCGCCTGCATCGAATGCGATGCCTGCGTGGACATCTGCCCGATGGACTGCATCAACTTCGTCGACAACGCCGAGGAGGCCGAGCTGCGGCCCCATCTCAAGGCGCCGGCGCTGAACCTGACGCAGGACCTGTACGTGTCCGGCGGCCTCAAGACGGGCCGCGTGATGGTCAAGGACGAAGACGTCTGCCTGCACTGCGGCCTGTGCGCCGAGCGCTGCCCGACGGGCGCGTGGGACATGCAGAAGTTCCTGCTGAAGATGACGCCGGCCGGGCAGGGGGTGGCGGCATGA
- a CDS encoding CBS domain-containing protein, translated as MAERTVFQSVSRKHVISLGPQASVRDAACVMTRANCGSVLVMELPDTLVGILTERDLMTRVLAKGLDPDRTPVREVMTPNPICVPPETLVSDAVVLMLERGFRHLPLVAGAKILGVFSVRDALPREIGTALSQTEFNEQVNDALG; from the coding sequence ATGGCCGAGCGCACCGTTTTCCAATCCGTCTCGCGCAAGCACGTGATCAGCCTGGGTCCGCAGGCCAGCGTGCGCGACGCCGCCTGCGTGATGACGCGCGCCAACTGCGGCAGCGTGCTCGTCATGGAGCTGCCCGACACGCTGGTCGGCATCCTCACCGAGCGCGACCTCATGACCCGCGTGCTCGCCAAGGGGCTCGACCCCGACCGCACGCCGGTGCGCGAGGTGATGACGCCCAATCCGATCTGCGTGCCGCCGGAGACGCTGGTGTCCGACGCGGTGGTGCTGATGCTGGAGCGCGGGTTCCGGCACCTGCCGCTGGTGGCGGGGGCGAAAATCCTGGGCGTGTTTTCAGTGCGCGATGCGCTGCCGCGGGAAATTGGCACGGCACTCAGCCAGACGGAGTTCAACGAGCAGGTGAACGACGCCCTGGGTTGA
- a CDS encoding 2-oxoacid:ferredoxin oxidoreductase subunit beta yields MTYLAKPRLHHPTLATNKVGYKRRDYEGKISTLCAGCGHDSISAAIIEACWELDIEPHRVAKLSGIGCSSKTPDYFLGASHGFNTVHGRMPSVLTGANLANRDLLYLGVSGDGDSASIGLGQFAHAMRRGVRMAYIVENNGVYGLTKGQFSATADQGSKSKKGVVNTDSPVDLVALALQLGASYVGRGFSGNKAQLVPLIKGAISHGGSAFIDVISPCVAFNNHPGSTKSYDYVREHNEAVSRIDFITGREEITADIGPGEVMDVRQHDGTLLRLRSLHPDYNPGDRYAAMAYMQRHHEMGEVVTGLLYVDPLATDLHTALNTCDRPLNTLEADQLCPGVSALEKLNASLR; encoded by the coding sequence ATGACCTACCTTGCCAAGCCCCGGCTGCACCACCCGACGCTGGCCACCAACAAGGTCGGCTACAAGCGGCGCGACTACGAGGGCAAGATCTCCACGCTGTGCGCCGGCTGCGGCCACGACTCGATTTCCGCCGCCATCATCGAAGCCTGCTGGGAGCTGGACATCGAGCCGCACCGCGTGGCCAAGCTCTCGGGCATCGGCTGCAGCTCCAAGACGCCGGACTACTTCCTCGGCGCCTCGCATGGCTTCAACACCGTGCACGGCCGCATGCCCAGCGTGCTGACCGGCGCCAACCTGGCCAACCGCGACCTGCTCTACCTGGGCGTCTCGGGCGATGGCGATTCGGCGTCCATCGGCCTCGGCCAATTCGCGCACGCCATGCGGCGCGGCGTCCGCATGGCCTACATCGTGGAGAACAACGGCGTCTACGGCCTCACCAAGGGCCAGTTCTCGGCCACGGCCGACCAAGGCTCCAAGAGCAAGAAGGGCGTGGTCAACACCGACAGCCCGGTGGACCTGGTGGCGTTGGCGCTCCAGCTGGGCGCGAGCTACGTGGGGCGCGGCTTTTCGGGCAACAAGGCGCAGCTGGTGCCGCTGATCAAGGGCGCGATCAGCCACGGCGGCTCTGCCTTCATCGACGTGATCAGCCCCTGCGTGGCCTTCAACAACCACCCGGGCAGCACCAAGAGCTACGACTACGTGCGCGAGCACAACGAGGCGGTGAGCCGCATCGACTTCATCACCGGGCGCGAGGAGATCACCGCCGACATCGGCCCGGGCGAGGTGATGGACGTGCGCCAGCACGACGGCACGCTGCTGCGCCTGCGCAGCCTGCACCCCGACTACAACCCCGGCGACCGGTACGCCGCGATGGCCTATATGCAGCGTCACCACGAGATGGGGGAGGTGGTGACGGGGCTGCTCTACGTCGATCCGCTCGCCACCGACCTGCACACGGCGCTCAACACCTGCGACCGTCCGCTCAACACGCTCGAGGCGGACCAGCTGTGCCCCGGCGTGAGCGCACTCGAAAAGCTGAACGCCTCCTTGCGCTGA
- a CDS encoding SDR family NAD(P)-dependent oxidoreductase has protein sequence MTTTAADFFQPTARRLEGKVALITGAGSVGPGWGNGRAIAVRFAQEGAQVFGVDRDIDRMGETAELIAQAGGVFATAACDVTQAASIEAMVAQCIARFGRIDVLVNNVGGSAKGGPVEMPEAVWDAQVDHNLKSVFLTCKHVLPHMLAQGNGAIVNLASTSATRWTGAAQIAYASTKAAVMQFSGVLAVQYAGQGIRVNTVVPGQLHTPMVETRLAGQRAGGDVEALLKQRQARIPLPFTGDGRDTAAAALFLASDEARFVTGTEIVVDGGMSVRCD, from the coding sequence ATGACGACTACAGCAGCAGATTTCTTCCAACCCACCGCGCGCCGCCTCGAAGGCAAGGTGGCACTCATCACCGGTGCGGGCTCGGTCGGCCCCGGCTGGGGCAACGGCCGCGCGATTGCCGTGCGCTTCGCGCAAGAGGGCGCGCAGGTGTTCGGCGTGGACCGCGACATCGATCGCATGGGCGAAACCGCCGAACTCATCGCGCAGGCCGGCGGCGTGTTCGCGACCGCGGCGTGCGACGTCACGCAGGCTGCGTCGATCGAGGCGATGGTGGCGCAGTGCATCGCGCGCTTCGGCCGCATCGACGTGCTGGTCAACAACGTGGGTGGCTCGGCCAAGGGCGGACCGGTCGAAATGCCTGAAGCAGTGTGGGATGCGCAGGTCGACCACAACTTGAAGAGCGTGTTCCTCACCTGCAAGCACGTGCTGCCGCACATGCTGGCGCAGGGCAACGGCGCCATCGTCAACCTGGCATCGACCTCGGCCACGCGCTGGACCGGCGCCGCGCAGATCGCCTATGCCTCCACCAAGGCGGCGGTGATGCAGTTCTCGGGCGTGCTCGCGGTGCAGTACGCGGGGCAGGGCATTCGCGTGAACACGGTCGTGCCGGGGCAGCTTCATACGCCGATGGTCGAGACGCGTCTTGCCGGCCAGCGGGCGGGCGGCGATGTCGAGGCGCTGCTCAAACAGCGCCAAGCCCGCATTCCGCTGCCCTTCACGGGCGACGGGCGCGACACCGCCGCGGCGGCGCTCTTTCTGGCGTCCGACGAGGCGCGCTTCGTCACCGGCACCGAGATCGTGGTGGACGGCGGCATGTCCGTGCGCTGCGACTGA